In the Flagellimonas sp. HMM57 genome, one interval contains:
- a CDS encoding TrkH family potassium uptake protein: protein MRLNTRIIAHIMGLLMLCNGSFMLLAAFVSGIYEDGATLDITLAAVVTMLVGVMAMFYTRDHKKEVKRKEGYIVVTFGWIIMSISGALPYLFSGAIPSVTDAFFETISGYTTTGASILDDIEALPEGILLWRSLTHWIGGMGIIVLAIAILPLLGIGGMQLFSAEAPGPGGDKLHPRITDTAKRLWLIYFGYTLVETILLKLAGMSFFDAINHSLATLSTGGFSTKNASLAHWNDQPMVQYITILFMFLAGSNFVLSYFAFTGKVQRIIKDEEFKYYAGFIILFTIIAAVVVYFKANVPVSDFHPMVSGPAESAFRHALFQVIAVITTTGFVTADFTSWTPFLTIFFFGLMFLGGSAGSTAGGIKVMRHLLIIKNGLLEFKRTLHTNAIIPVRYNEKTVSEHIVYNIIAFFVLYMLLFIIGSLVLGFLGLDFVSAIGGAASSLGNVGPALGTLNPVSNYSSLPNAGKWWCGFLMLLGRLELFTVLIILTPYFWKKI, encoded by the coding sequence ATGCGATTGAATACCCGAATTATTGCCCATATTATGGGGTTGTTGATGCTTTGCAATGGCTCCTTTATGCTATTAGCGGCCTTTGTAAGTGGTATTTACGAAGACGGTGCAACGCTGGACATTACCCTCGCTGCGGTAGTGACAATGCTCGTTGGTGTTATGGCCATGTTCTATACTAGGGACCATAAAAAAGAGGTTAAGCGAAAAGAAGGGTATATCGTAGTGACTTTTGGATGGATAATTATGTCTATTTCTGGGGCGTTACCTTATCTTTTTTCAGGGGCTATTCCTTCGGTAACCGATGCATTTTTTGAAACCATATCTGGCTATACCACGACAGGAGCATCCATACTGGATGATATTGAAGCCCTGCCAGAGGGTATCCTTTTGTGGCGAAGCCTCACCCATTGGATAGGGGGAATGGGTATTATCGTTTTGGCCATAGCCATTCTCCCACTTTTGGGAATTGGAGGCATGCAGTTGTTTTCCGCTGAAGCACCTGGGCCAGGAGGTGATAAGCTGCACCCAAGGATTACAGATACAGCAAAACGGTTATGGCTCATTTATTTTGGGTACACATTGGTAGAGACCATTTTGCTAAAATTGGCTGGGATGTCCTTTTTTGATGCGATAAACCACTCATTGGCTACACTGTCCACTGGAGGATTTTCTACAAAAAATGCCAGTTTGGCTCATTGGAACGATCAACCCATGGTTCAGTACATAACAATCTTATTTATGTTCTTGGCAGGAAGTAATTTTGTCCTTAGTTATTTTGCCTTCACCGGAAAAGTGCAGCGAATCATTAAGGATGAAGAGTTTAAGTACTATGCAGGTTTTATCATATTATTTACGATTATTGCTGCCGTAGTTGTTTATTTTAAGGCCAATGTTCCGGTATCTGATTTTCACCCTATGGTTTCTGGTCCAGCAGAAAGTGCATTCAGGCATGCGCTTTTTCAGGTTATAGCTGTAATTACCACTACAGGGTTTGTCACGGCCGATTTTACCAGTTGGACGCCCTTTTTGACCATTTTTTTCTTTGGACTAATGTTCTTAGGAGGTTCTGCAGGTTCCACTGCAGGTGGAATAAAGGTGATGCGACATTTACTGATTATAAAGAATGGCCTTTTGGAGTTCAAGAGAACCCTACATACCAATGCAATCATACCTGTGCGTTATAATGAGAAAACAGTATCGGAGCATATCGTATACAATATCATCGCTTTTTTTGTGCTGTATATGCTTCTTTTTATTATCGGCTCTCTAGTTTTGGGTTTCTTGGGGCTCGATTTTGTTTCGGCAATTGGTGGTGCAGCCTCTTCGTTGGGAAATGTAGGCCCCGCTTTGGGAACGCTAAATCCGGTTAGTAATTATAGCAGCTTGCCCAATGCCGGTAAATGGTGGTGCGGGTTTTTAATGCTTCTGGGCAGGTTGGAGCTTTTTACTGTATTGATTATTTTGACACCTTACTTTTGGAAAAAGATTTAA
- the trkA gene encoding Trk system potassium transporter TrkA, protein MKIIIAGAGEVGFHLAKLLSYEAQEITLIDTDKESLSYADNHLDIKVLRGDATSIEVLRDAKVETSSLVIGVTASETTNLTLCLLAKQLGSKRTIARISNTEFMDHRELIKFDELGIDELISPEKLAATEIQLLLNQSAFNDTYEFEDGLLTMVGVFLPKSAPFVGKMVKEAAKIFPELHFMPIALQRMGTQYTLIPRGDTVFKEGDQVYFITSAGGVDELYKLTGMEKKDIKNVMILGGSKVGFKTARDLCSKKFNVKLIEKNKEKAFDIADELPYALVINGDGRNVELLEEESLESMDAFIAVTGNSETNIMSCLVAKSKNIKKTIALVENMDYFQLSHSIGVDTLINKKLLAANNIFRYIRRGEVLALTRLSNLNAEILEFEVNATSLVNGEIIRELDFPREASIGGVIRDGKGIIALGDFKIMKGDRVVVCCLPKAIPRIEKLFL, encoded by the coding sequence ATGAAGATTATAATTGCTGGAGCAGGTGAGGTAGGTTTTCATTTGGCGAAGCTTCTGTCGTATGAAGCGCAAGAGATTACTTTGATAGATACTGATAAGGAAAGTCTTTCCTATGCGGACAATCATTTGGATATAAAGGTATTGCGAGGAGATGCAACCTCTATTGAGGTCTTGCGCGACGCTAAGGTGGAGACCTCAAGTTTGGTCATTGGTGTTACAGCGTCCGAGACGACCAATTTAACACTATGTTTATTGGCAAAACAGTTGGGGAGTAAAAGAACCATAGCTAGAATTTCTAATACGGAATTTATGGACCACCGTGAACTCATTAAATTTGATGAGCTTGGTATAGATGAGTTGATCTCTCCGGAAAAACTAGCAGCTACAGAAATCCAATTATTGTTGAATCAGTCTGCATTTAATGATACCTATGAATTTGAGGATGGTCTATTGACCATGGTTGGGGTATTCTTGCCAAAATCCGCACCATTTGTTGGTAAAATGGTAAAGGAAGCCGCCAAGATTTTTCCAGAACTTCATTTTATGCCCATAGCCTTGCAGCGAATGGGAACACAATATACCCTAATCCCAAGGGGAGATACGGTTTTTAAAGAAGGAGATCAGGTATATTTTATTACTTCTGCCGGAGGTGTGGATGAACTCTACAAGCTGACCGGGATGGAAAAGAAGGATATCAAGAATGTGATGATTCTTGGCGGTAGTAAAGTAGGTTTCAAAACGGCCCGTGACCTCTGCAGTAAAAAGTTCAACGTCAAACTCATAGAAAAGAATAAAGAGAAGGCATTCGATATAGCAGATGAACTTCCTTACGCATTGGTCATTAACGGTGACGGGCGAAATGTTGAGCTCTTGGAGGAGGAAAGTCTAGAATCTATGGATGCTTTTATAGCGGTTACGGGAAATTCCGAAACCAATATCATGTCCTGCCTGGTCGCTAAATCCAAGAACATCAAAAAGACCATAGCGTTGGTGGAGAACATGGACTATTTTCAACTCTCGCATTCCATTGGAGTCGACACCCTTATCAATAAAAAACTACTGGCCGCAAATAATATATTCAGATACATAAGAAGAGGTGAGGTGCTGGCATTGACACGATTAAGTAATCTGAATGCAGAGATACTAGAGTTCGAAGTTAATGCTACCTCCTTGGTGAACGGAGAGATTATCCGTGAATTAGATTTTCCCAGGGAAGCAAGCATTGGCGGTGTAATTAGGGATGGAAAAGGAATTATTGCACTAGGTGATTTTAAAATCATGAAAGGTGATCGCGTGGTTGTCTGCTGTCTTCCAAAAGCGATTCCACGTATCGAAAAGCTGTTCTTGTAA
- the ubiE gene encoding bifunctional demethylmenaquinone methyltransferase/2-methoxy-6-polyprenyl-1,4-benzoquinol methylase UbiE produces the protein MSEKVTPYKDSKLGKKEQVKKMFDAISKNYDGLNRVISLGIDLKWRKRVVAILKEKEPRTILDIATGTGDLAIAMKATGAERIVGLDISPGMLEVGKHKVAKKKLQDTVEMVVGDSENLSFEDHSFDAATVAFGVRNFENLERGLSEIYRVLKPGGSLVILETSVPTRTPFKQGYGLYSKYILTGIGRLFSKDRSAYDYLSESASVFPHGQEFNNILAKIGFIGIENRPQTFGVASIYVATK, from the coding sequence ATGTCCGAAAAAGTTACGCCTTACAAAGATTCCAAGCTTGGAAAAAAGGAACAGGTAAAGAAGATGTTCGATGCTATTTCCAAAAATTATGATGGCCTTAATCGAGTAATATCTTTAGGAATCGACCTTAAATGGAGAAAACGGGTAGTAGCCATTTTAAAAGAGAAAGAACCAAGGACAATTTTAGACATCGCTACTGGAACCGGTGATTTGGCAATTGCCATGAAAGCTACAGGTGCCGAAAGAATCGTAGGTTTGGATATTTCTCCTGGAATGTTGGAAGTGGGCAAGCACAAAGTGGCAAAAAAAAAGCTTCAGGATACTGTTGAAATGGTTGTTGGCGACAGTGAAAACCTCTCTTTTGAAGACCATTCATTTGATGCTGCCACGGTAGCTTTTGGAGTACGTAACTTCGAAAATCTTGAACGTGGATTGTCAGAAATCTACAGAGTATTAAAACCAGGAGGCAGTTTGGTGATCCTTGAAACTTCCGTTCCGACCAGAACTCCCTTTAAACAGGGATATGGACTCTACTCAAAATATATCCTTACGGGCATAGGAAGACTCTTCTCCAAGGATAGGTCTGCTTATGACTATTTGAGCGAATCAGCATCTGTTTTCCCTCATGGACAAGAGTTCAACAATATTTTGGCTAAAATTGGGTTTATAGGTATAGAGAACAGACCCCAGACATTTGGGGTGGCATCTATATATGTCGCTACAAAATAA
- a CDS encoding porin family protein, whose product MKNILILLGLLVLMCTNANAQFKKDPILNLQSEDLKFLNWGYYLGFNQYDFQFEFQNDIGQDILVNKSLGFNVGLIGEMRINEFLDVRFEPGLLYTGRNLGFPGFTSEADAIREVKSTYIRFPLLLKVSAKRFGNWKPFVIGGVYTSMNLGSKEDSLDDNSSGEFRMKQNVYGYELGFGIDIYTEYFKFSPSIRGVFALSDELVPDNDPNSPWTGNIDAMRTRGIFINFTFE is encoded by the coding sequence ATGAAAAACATCCTCATTCTATTAGGCCTACTTGTTTTAATGTGCACCAATGCCAACGCACAATTCAAAAAAGACCCTATTCTTAATCTTCAAAGCGAAGATTTAAAATTTTTAAACTGGGGATATTACTTAGGGTTCAACCAATATGATTTTCAATTTGAATTTCAGAACGATATAGGGCAAGATATCTTGGTCAATAAAAGTCTTGGATTTAATGTTGGACTTATTGGTGAAATGCGCATCAATGAGTTTTTAGATGTTCGTTTTGAACCGGGCCTACTTTACACTGGAAGAAACTTGGGCTTTCCTGGATTCACTTCTGAAGCAGATGCAATTCGTGAAGTTAAATCCACCTATATTAGATTTCCATTACTGTTGAAGGTCAGTGCTAAGCGATTTGGCAACTGGAAACCTTTTGTCATTGGTGGTGTTTATACCTCAATGAACCTGGGAAGCAAAGAGGATAGTTTGGATGATAATAGCAGTGGTGAATTTAGAATGAAGCAAAATGTATACGGATACGAACTTGGGTTCGGAATCGATATTTATACCGAGTATTTTAAATTTTCACCGTCCATACGCGGCGTATTTGCACTTTCAGATGAACTTGTACCGGACAATGACCCCAACAGTCCGTGGACAGGAAACATAGATGCCATGCGCACTCGAGGCATCTTCATCAATTTCACGTTCGAGTAA
- a CDS encoding RNA methyltransferase: MVTKNQIKLVASLQQKKYRSQHKLFVVEGAKTVTELLDAGFEPFKLFAEDSQNIRNLESVEIVSKAILKQMSSLVNPNGILGVFYIPDGRQTDTDDWMVALDAVRDPGNLGTIIRLCDWFGIRQLICSLDTVDCYNPKVLQATMGSIARVDITYLDLPKFLNETMLPVYGTFMDGEAIYTKQLPPKGILVMGNEGNGISEEINAIIKERITIPQFGENTTESLNVATATAIFLNEIRRG; encoded by the coding sequence ATGGTTACCAAAAACCAAATTAAACTAGTTGCTAGCTTACAGCAAAAAAAGTACCGAAGTCAGCATAAATTGTTCGTAGTTGAGGGGGCAAAGACAGTGACCGAGCTTTTAGACGCGGGTTTTGAACCCTTCAAGTTATTTGCTGAAGATTCACAAAATATAAGAAACTTGGAGTCTGTTGAGATAGTTTCAAAAGCTATTTTAAAACAGATGAGCAGTTTGGTGAATCCAAATGGCATATTGGGCGTGTTTTATATTCCAGATGGAAGACAGACTGACACAGATGATTGGATGGTTGCTCTGGATGCTGTTCGTGACCCGGGAAACTTAGGGACCATTATTCGGCTGTGCGACTGGTTTGGGATAAGGCAACTCATATGTTCTTTGGATACGGTGGATTGCTACAATCCCAAAGTGCTTCAAGCAACAATGGGATCCATTGCAAGAGTTGACATTACTTATTTAGATTTGCCCAAATTTTTAAATGAAACAATGCTTCCTGTATATGGAACATTTATGGATGGTGAAGCCATTTATACTAAACAGCTACCACCGAAAGGGATTTTGGTTATGGGAAATGAAGGGAATGGAATTTCAGAGGAAATCAACGCTATTATAAAGGAAAGAATTACAATACCTCAATTTGGGGAAAACACTACCGAAAGTTTAAATGTTGCCACTGCAACCGCTATTTTTTTAAATGAAATAAGGAGAGGTTAA
- a CDS encoding BamA/TamA family outer membrane protein gives MRIFFGPLCNWAKIGLLLLMFTVVGCNTLKKVGDDELLLTKNTIYADDEKVSDDDVRSLIAQKPNSDLLGYPLRLNLYNLAKENPDSSFQNWLHRKEKREKRLNRLLSKKQVNRLRESFVVKGASDFLKRIGEPPVTIDTSLTKKTVDRLEAYYDSKGYFNNSASYDIVEGKRKKRAEVDYKISLEKPFLIDTIVKNITSPELDSIYQIAPEESFVKKGEQFDLGNFNLERERLTTLFRNSGVYNFQESSINYNILRDTSLLADDQLMDVQLNIQKPRGANDTDSTETYRVHRLKNINIYADYLIGGATDSLKFTTYENYTIYYANKLRYKPKALTDAVFFEKDSVYRDLDRIRTYRQITNLNTFKYPNIEFIPDSTKSQLTTNIYLAPRPKFSLSFDFDVTHSNIQRVGTAFSSSLTSRNVFGGAETLSISARGSIGLLSDASLSDETFTSELGGDINITFPRIWFPLKTKKIIPYYMLPQSRLSVGTNFQRNIGLDKQSLNSILSYNWSPTNSLKHNIELLNVEFIRNVNPDNFYNVYQNTFSNLDEIADEFQDDPQYASFYEESGDTDDPLRLSIPNGANGFVEAVLNNEIPTTEEQLSEVNSIGERRQRLTENNLIFASNYSFTKNSKTDINDNNFYQLRVKLESAGNLLSLLEDIVPYNKNDNDQLLVFGVPFSQYFKTEFDFIKHWDVADSKVLAFRSFFGLAVPYGNSESIPFLRSYFAGGSNDNRAWNAYELGPGSTSNINDFNEANLKIAFNLEYRFPIAGDVKGALFADAGNIWNVFDNENNPDAIFTDVTSLADIALGTGLGLRYDFTYFVFRLDVGFKTYNPAEEWSRRWFKGYNLGNAVYNIGINYPF, from the coding sequence ATGAGGATTTTTTTTGGTCCATTGTGTAACTGGGCAAAAATAGGGTTATTGTTGCTTATGTTTACCGTTGTAGGTTGTAATACCCTTAAAAAGGTTGGCGACGATGAGCTGCTACTGACTAAGAATACCATTTATGCCGATGATGAAAAGGTTAGTGACGATGATGTTAGAAGCCTTATTGCACAAAAGCCAAATAGCGATCTACTAGGCTATCCTTTGCGATTGAACCTGTACAACCTTGCCAAGGAAAATCCGGATTCCTCTTTTCAAAATTGGTTGCACAGAAAAGAAAAACGGGAAAAAAGGCTAAACCGATTACTTTCCAAAAAACAAGTAAACCGATTAAGGGAATCCTTTGTTGTAAAAGGAGCCAGTGATTTTTTAAAAAGAATAGGCGAACCACCAGTTACCATTGATACATCTTTGACAAAAAAAACAGTGGATCGCTTAGAGGCCTACTACGACAGTAAAGGATATTTTAATAACTCGGCAAGCTATGATATCGTCGAAGGCAAAAGAAAAAAAAGAGCCGAGGTCGATTATAAGATCTCCTTGGAAAAGCCTTTTCTAATAGATACCATTGTCAAAAATATTACATCACCAGAACTAGATTCCATTTATCAAATAGCCCCAGAAGAATCATTTGTTAAAAAAGGAGAACAATTTGATTTGGGAAACTTCAACTTGGAAAGGGAACGTTTGACCACACTTTTCAGGAACTCTGGTGTGTATAATTTTCAAGAAAGTTCCATCAATTATAATATTTTAAGGGATACTTCGCTGCTGGCGGACGATCAGTTAATGGATGTACAATTAAATATTCAGAAACCAAGAGGTGCAAATGATACGGACAGTACTGAGACCTACCGAGTTCATAGGCTCAAAAACATTAATATTTATGCCGACTATTTAATCGGTGGAGCGACAGATTCGCTCAAGTTCACGACCTATGAGAACTACACCATATACTACGCTAATAAATTAAGATACAAACCCAAGGCATTGACCGATGCTGTTTTTTTTGAAAAAGATAGTGTTTATAGGGACTTGGATAGAATAAGAACTTACAGGCAGATAACGAATTTGAATACGTTCAAATATCCAAATATTGAGTTTATACCCGATTCTACGAAATCACAATTGACCACCAACATTTATCTGGCACCAAGACCCAAGTTTTCTTTGAGCTTTGATTTTGATGTAACCCATTCCAACATACAGCGAGTGGGAACTGCATTTAGTTCATCATTAACCTCAAGAAACGTTTTTGGAGGAGCAGAAACCTTAAGTATTTCGGCAAGGGGGTCCATTGGCCTATTAAGTGATGCCTCTTTATCAGATGAGACCTTTACTTCGGAACTGGGAGGGGATATCAATATTACTTTTCCAAGAATATGGTTTCCCTTAAAGACCAAAAAAATAATTCCCTACTACATGTTGCCCCAGAGCCGACTATCCGTAGGTACCAATTTTCAGAGGAACATTGGGCTGGACAAACAATCACTTAATTCGATTCTCTCTTATAATTGGTCGCCTACAAATAGTTTAAAGCACAATATCGAACTATTAAATGTAGAGTTTATACGAAACGTAAATCCAGATAACTTCTACAATGTATACCAAAATACCTTCAGTAACTTAGATGAAATAGCGGACGAATTTCAAGACGACCCTCAATATGCGTCGTTTTATGAAGAATCTGGCGATACAGATGACCCGCTTCGCCTTAGCATACCAAATGGAGCAAATGGTTTTGTTGAAGCCGTATTGAACAATGAAATTCCAACTACCGAAGAACAACTGAGCGAGGTAAACAGTATTGGTGAACGCCGACAAAGATTAACTGAAAACAACCTTATTTTTGCGAGTAATTACTCCTTTACCAAAAACAGCAAAACCGATATTAATGATAATAATTTTTATCAGTTACGAGTAAAGCTTGAGAGTGCGGGCAACCTACTATCACTTCTGGAAGATATAGTCCCATATAATAAAAATGATAATGACCAGCTCTTGGTTTTTGGTGTTCCGTTTTCCCAATATTTTAAAACCGAATTTGACTTTATTAAACATTGGGATGTTGCAGATTCCAAGGTATTGGCATTTAGGAGTTTCTTTGGTCTCGCGGTTCCCTATGGAAACTCAGAAAGCATTCCTTTTTTACGAAGTTATTTTGCAGGGGGCTCCAATGACAATAGGGCATGGAATGCCTATGAATTAGGTCCAGGTAGTACTAGCAATATCAATGATTTTAATGAAGCAAATTTAAAAATTGCCTTTAATCTAGAATATCGTTTTCCCATAGCCGGGGATGTAAAAGGAGCATTATTTGCCGATGCTGGCAATATTTGGAACGTTTTCGATAACGAGAATAACCCAGATGCCATTTTTACAGATGTCACATCCCTTGCCGATATTGCTTTGGGAACAGGTTTGGGCCTTCGTTATGACTTTACTTATTTTGTTTTTAGATTAGATGTCGGGTTCAAAACCTATAACCCGGCAGAAGAATGGTCAAGACGTTGGTTCAAAGGTTATAATCTTGGAAATGCAGTGTATAATATAGGTATCAATTATCCTTTCTAG
- the fbaA gene encoding class II fructose-bisphosphate aldolase — MSHNIKPGVATGDEVQAIFNHAKEYGYALPAVNVIGSNTINSVLETAAELNSPVIVQFSNGGAQFNAGKGLSNENQRAAVLGAVAGAKHVHQLAEAYGATVILHTDHCAKKLLPWIDGLLDASEEHYATTGKSLFSSHMIDLSEEPIEENIEICKGYLERMSKMGMTLEIELGVTGGEEDGVDNTDVDDSKLYTQPEEVAYAYEELSKVSPKFTVAAAFGNVHGVYKPGNVKLTPKILKNSQEFIANKYGVAHNHIDFVFHGGSGSTVEEIREAIGYGVIKMNIDTDLQYAFLSGVRDYVQDKSAYLQAQIGNPDGDDQPNKKFYDPRVWLRSGEQAFVTRLKKAFEDLNNINTL, encoded by the coding sequence ATGTCCCACAATATAAAGCCAGGCGTTGCCACCGGAGATGAAGTACAAGCAATTTTCAACCATGCGAAAGAATATGGTTACGCCTTACCCGCAGTAAACGTAATAGGCTCAAATACGATAAATTCCGTATTGGAAACTGCGGCAGAACTCAACTCTCCCGTAATAGTTCAGTTTTCCAATGGGGGTGCTCAGTTCAATGCTGGTAAAGGTTTATCCAATGAAAACCAAAGAGCTGCTGTTCTGGGAGCAGTAGCCGGCGCAAAACATGTTCATCAATTGGCAGAAGCCTATGGTGCAACAGTAATATTGCACACAGACCATTGTGCAAAAAAATTATTGCCATGGATAGATGGACTTTTGGACGCTAGTGAAGAACATTATGCTACAACTGGCAAGTCATTGTTCAGTTCTCATATGATCGACCTTTCCGAAGAACCCATTGAAGAAAATATAGAAATCTGCAAGGGGTACTTGGAACGCATGAGCAAGATGGGCATGACCCTAGAAATAGAGCTTGGTGTTACAGGAGGTGAAGAAGATGGTGTGGACAATACCGATGTTGATGATTCCAAACTTTATACACAACCAGAAGAAGTGGCTTACGCTTACGAAGAACTTTCAAAAGTAAGTCCAAAATTTACGGTAGCCGCAGCCTTTGGAAACGTTCATGGTGTTTATAAGCCAGGAAATGTAAAGCTTACACCGAAAATCCTTAAGAATTCACAAGAATTTATCGCCAACAAATACGGAGTAGCTCATAATCATATCGATTTTGTCTTTCATGGCGGGTCAGGTTCAACAGTTGAGGAAATTCGTGAAGCCATTGGATATGGTGTAATCAAAATGAACATTGATACAGATTTACAATACGCATTCCTTTCAGGAGTTAGGGATTACGTCCAGGATAAGTCAGCATATTTGCAGGCACAGATAGGCAATCCAGATGGAGATGACCAACCCAATAAAAAGTTTTATGACCCAAGAGTTTGGTTACGTTCAGGGGAGCAAGCATTTGTTACGCGCTTGAAAAAGGCATTTGAAGATTTAAATAACATAAACACCCTATAA
- the accD gene encoding acetyl-CoA carboxylase, carboxyltransferase subunit beta: MSSWFKRKEKGIQTATEEKKDTPKGLWYKSPTGKIVESEDLAKNFYVSPEDDYHVRIGSKEYFEILFDDNKFRELDEKLSSKDPLKFVDTKKYSERLKAAQQKTGLKDAIRTAVGKSMGKEIVIACMDFSFIGGSMGSVVGEKIARAIDHAKKKKAPFLMISKSGGARMMEAALSLMQLAKTSAKLAQLAEAKVPYISLCTDPTTGGTTASYAMLGDINISEPGALIGFAGPRVVKDTVGKDLPDGFQTSEFVKEHGFLDFITHRRDLKKNVNLYIDLIQNLPVRS; this comes from the coding sequence ATGTCGTCTTGGTTTAAAAGAAAAGAAAAAGGAATACAAACAGCTACGGAGGAGAAAAAAGACACCCCCAAGGGACTATGGTACAAGTCCCCCACTGGAAAAATTGTTGAATCTGAAGATTTAGCCAAAAACTTTTATGTAAGCCCTGAAGATGATTACCATGTTCGCATTGGCAGTAAAGAATATTTTGAAATCCTTTTTGATGATAACAAATTCAGGGAACTTGATGAGAAATTATCATCCAAAGACCCTTTAAAGTTTGTTGATACAAAAAAATACTCAGAGCGTTTAAAAGCTGCACAGCAGAAGACAGGACTTAAAGATGCCATTAGAACAGCAGTGGGAAAATCTATGGGCAAAGAAATTGTTATTGCCTGTATGGATTTCAGCTTTATCGGAGGTTCTATGGGCAGTGTCGTAGGCGAGAAGATTGCCAGGGCGATTGATCATGCCAAAAAGAAAAAAGCTCCTTTTTTAATGATTTCAAAATCAGGTGGAGCCCGTATGATGGAAGCAGCTTTATCGCTTATGCAATTGGCAAAGACCTCTGCCAAACTAGCTCAATTGGCCGAAGCCAAGGTACCTTACATTTCTTTATGTACCGACCCAACAACAGGAGGAACTACTGCTTCTTATGCTATGCTAGGTGACATTAATATTTCCGAACCTGGTGCATTGATAGGTTTTGCCGGACCAAGAGTCGTAAAGGACACTGTGGGAAAAGATTTGCCAGATGGTTTCCAAACTTCAGAATTTGTAAAAGAGCATGGATTTTTGGATTTTATAACCCATCGTAGGGATTTAAAAAAGAATGTCAATTTATATATTGATTTGATTCAGAACCTACCTGTGAGATCTTAG
- the rpsO gene encoding 30S ribosomal protein S15 has translation MYLTKEVKAEIFKKHGGAEGNTGSTEGQIALFTHRINHLTTHLKRNHKDYNTERSLVKLVGKRRALLDYLKKKDIEKYRSLIKELGIRK, from the coding sequence ATGTATTTAACGAAAGAAGTAAAAGCTGAAATCTTTAAGAAACACGGCGGCGCAGAAGGCAATACAGGTTCTACTGAAGGACAGATTGCATTGTTCACACACCGTATCAACCACTTAACAACGCATTTGAAAAGAAACCACAAGGACTACAATACAGAGCGTTCTTTGGTAAAATTGGTAGGAAAAAGACGTGCTCTTTTAGATTATCTAAAGAAAAAAGATATTGAAAAGTACCGTTCTTTGATTAAAGAATTAGGTATCAGAAAATAA